The Megalops cyprinoides isolate fMegCyp1 chromosome 25, fMegCyp1.pri, whole genome shotgun sequence nucleotide sequence aaaaatttacaaattttGCAGGTACTGAATAATGACGTCAGTCTTGAATGGCATAGATACTGACAGAAAGCTGACTGGTAACTGGTGACTGGCTCCTGTCTCCCACGGGGAGCATGCCAGGTGGACACCTGCACTTGTGATTGAAGTAAAAAATTTTTCAAATGGCACGGCAGGTATCTCATCACCTAAAATAACTTAGTAGCCATTTTCCAGCTTAAAGCAGGACtcagtatgtttctgtgtgctgtggttcTTGAAGTATTTAATTCTCCAAATGATTGTTTAAATGAAGTGCactaaacacaaatgcacacctCGTGCAATCTGCCCTCTTGTGCAACTAGTGCCTGTGAAGTGAGCTAATTTTGAGCTGAGTTCAGAGTAAACCCTTTACCTTTCCTGTAACACATGAAACTTCTCTGTTCTGTGCAGTTGAGAGTCTCCCATGCGCCTCCTGCAGTCATGGCAGCACAGTATGGTGGTGCCTTTCCTCCACCTTTAAGCCAGTTAGTGAAATTAGATGTGTCTCCATCAGACCATTTATCACTCTTGTTTCCACGGTGCAGACCGATCCAGCCACTGCCACCAGCTTCCTGTAACATTTGAAGCAGCTGATCATTTTCCTCCTGGCTGTGCACGGTGACCAGGTCAGTGTAATTCTGTCTGCAGTACTGCTGAGCTGCAGTCCAGTTCAtatctttttcccctctgtggaATTCCCTGAAGCGGCTGGAGGAGACTGAggggcagagagctgaggacaGAGAACAGACTCTCATGACACCATTCGTATGAGCCTCAAGCACACTTCAGTTTCAGATCCAAATACTTTCTAACATCAGCAACCCATCTAACCTGTAGAAACACTGAGATCAGCAAACTGAGAGACAAACTAACAGACGAACCAGTACCTGCTTCAAACATGAGGAAAAGCATGATAATCTCCATGGCATTAGGGGGCACAGGTGGGAGTTTGTGGTCCTTGGTCAAAATTTCCTGACCTCAAGTAGTTGAAATGAAAATCTGTTCAGGTGCTGTTAGAAACAAGACGAACTGCTTTAGATccacagagaacacaggaaaGGTTCACAGCCCTAATCAGGACATTCAGAGAGTGTACAGTCAAACCAAAGCAGCtgttaacattttcaaactCATCATCATGACAACAGGATGAAAGAGGAGAAGTGGAGAGAGGACTGCCTGTCCTGAGAATAGGGTGTGCATAATTGTGTACTGTGCTCAGTACAAACTCATGAGAAATggagtttaaaacaaaatcaaacatgatTGTTCAGGGAAGTGCGGAATTGACTTGAAGGAAGGAAAGACTCCAACCGCTGCTGTGACTATCATCAAACTCCTCTTTGCTGCACACTGTTAACCTCACGGCACACGCAGCACACAGTAACACATGAATGTTTGACATCATGCAAATGTTATGCTGAGTGTTACTGGAAGGCGTGCTGATACATTCCCATTGTGTCTGCCTCCCGCTCCCCCTTCTGTTGAAATACCGCCTCTGACTGAAAGGCTTTCACTAGGGGAATGAATGGGAGGTGAATAGATTGTCCATCACCTCTTAGCATTTGGAGTGCATACCGTTACTGCTGGGTCTGCATTCACATGGTCTTTGTGTTCTTCAAAACTACAGAATGGTCAGAATTAAAATGAGCAATAATGAGCTAGAGGCCTCTCAGAAACAGGAGTTTACTTATGTGTGAAAGAAATGATCTCCCTACTTTTTCCAACAGAAGTGTTTCTTGGATAAGAAATTCTGAAATTTAAAGTGGCTTCTCACTAATACATCTAATTTAGAGGGTGAGTTTAATGATGAAGATTTTACAGTTGTGAAGATGACTGAGTGTCTGGACTCGGCAAGTATATCCAGCATTCCAATACAAGCTTTATGTCATTCTGGGATCAGGCAGAAGTTTTTACTATTAGAATCCATTTTGAGGAGGAAAGtcagaattttgttttaaacccATATTAGTCTGTATAAAGTACACTTGTTCAGATTACATCAGACAccaagatttttttcaaaatttcagaAATGGTATTTTAAGGGGATTACGCTAAATAACCATATTCGTATTTTGGCTTTAATTGCTAAAAGAACTATATTACACACGTGAAATCAGTTTTAAGGCTAACTGGGCAGCATAGCACAGCTTCCCTGTATTATTCTAGTTCCTGTGATCAAAGTACTGCTGTTAGGTTGAATCCTCATCAGTCTACATTATGTCAATGATGCACACAGACCCAAACAGAATTTCatttagctagcttgtaccttatCTGGCCAGCAATTGAAACTTCTAATATTTTGACTCCATGCATGGCTTTcgcttgtgctgtactctgcctcacttgtgactctctttggataaaagcatctgccaaaggaataaatgtaaatgcggTGTCATTTTGAGCTTTTTGAGGAAAACTCGGAAAACCATGACTAAGTTATACCTGCTAAGAGAAGATTCCACACTCTGAAATTTGCGATATGCATTGCACTTGTTTGatcttcatttacattacattattgtcatttaaccGATGCTCTTacctagagcaacttacataggttaaagttttatgtatttgtacagtTAAATATGTACTGAGGAAACTATATGTTATGGGTCCAGATGGACCAGAATGTAGCACtatgggtcccagggaaactttatttcaaccctactgtatactgcatacggatgggctgacaataaaatctctctgatTCTGACTCTGCCCCTGACTgactgtaggttaagtaccttgtgaAAGGGTACAACAAGCAGTGCCCTACTGGGGCAGCGAATcggcaacttttcggttacgagccccactccctaccactatgctacactgccaccactgatctttatttatttatttagaaatttTTAATCTACCAGATTTTAGGAAACTATTTAGAACctgaaaaatgtcctttttaatTCCCTGacatacaaaatgcatacaataaattacatgcatACCGCATGGAAATGATGATCAAATGTAGTTGCATGCTGTTTATTCCATTACAGATTTTGCGAGAATTAAATTTAAAGGATAactggaaagcaaaaaaaaaaaaaaccccacgtAAAATACTTCATCAAAGACTAACATGCTGTATAAACATCAGAGATTTTTAAATTTCCCCCTATTCATTCAAGTTATTGTCATAAATGCCTGAGTGACTGTGGATTGAAGCTCTCTCCTACCTGCTCAGGtggtgtgctgtctgtctggatGCAGGTGTGTCCACAGGTAAATatatctgtgtgctgtggtgacATCAGCAGAGCTGCAGGTTAGAGGCTGGCAGGTGAATGAAGGGGCGGAGGAGAATGTTGCATTAGCAGGAGTTTGCTGCAACCTGTTGAAAAATGGCACCTTCTACATCAGtagttttccaaaaaaaaaaaatttccaggAGACCAACATTTTTCGAGTGACAGACCAAATAACAATAGAATGAAACAAGAAGGCGCTGAACATGCAGTTTGAGTTTGAATGtcccattttaatttctcatttaataCTATATTGTCATCGTTACTATCAAAACAAattccttttcttcctcctcgAAAGTGTAGCAGTATCAGGATAAATTTGTAGATTTACAATTTGGTTTGGCAACCCAATTTTAATTTCCTGGGACCCACCTGTGGGTCCTGACCCagactattaaaaaaaaaaaaaaaaaaaaaaacgctttgcAGCACAGTACCTACATCACTGCACTAGGGCATTGGATTTATTTGCCTCAGAGGGagcactgccccctactggcccatcAACCCTCTCAGCTGCCAGCAACAACCCGATGTCCCAGGTCTGCCAGTGAGGTAATACCCACGCCCAGCTCTACTTAGACTCAGCTGCTGGGATGGTCAGCATAAGTAGGCAGACTCTTGGCTGCATGTATGCTGGTTTCTTCATGATCCCAGCAATAAGATTAACTTTTGGGGCAAAATCATTAGAGAGACAGTAGTCAGGGAGTCCCAGATCTGACAAAGGAGGCGTGTTATGTTAACGGAAGAATCAATGCGTGTGGGGGAAAATGCAAACTTTATTTAACCAAGCAAAAGACACGGGACTCGAAGAAAGGCTTAATAAACAGCACAATTTATTTAATACCACCTGAGATGAGAACTGGTAAGATTTTATAGGGGCTGTTGTGAACAGTGGTAGGATCCATAGCATGGTTAAATCAGATATTTCTCTATCCCATCATGTTAGATTGACAACTTATATCCATAACAATgtcaatgaatacatttttaaaaaatatgacaagATATTCTGCCTGTGGAAGATGTCGAAAACTGAAGAAAGTTATTGGACAAGTGGAAAAAAGACATCGGactatggggaaaaaagaggaaaaatgaggACCTTGTCTACAAGGTCATTTCTGTACGTTTCTTATTTTAGTTTAGGAAATTGTGACCACGGGTATAACATTTGCCGAGTTATGCTTATTAAAGGTGGAGAAtcaaaggaagagagggagagggaggcgcTTGAGCAAGTGGAGTGACAGGGGGTGGAGTTACAGGAAATGGAGTAGAGTAAATGGAGCGAAAGGACATATGGGAAGGAGCGAGAGATTGAGCAGTCAGAGCTTTACATGATGGAGCAGTGAATTTCACTACCCttcacagaggaaggagaaCTTGGAGACGCAGTTCTGGTCGCTCCATTTGAATCCCCCctctcctgttgccatggctgcACAGATGTGGGACAGTGGCTGCTCAGGTTggctccccccctcccagttGCTCCACCCCACTGTGATCCCATCGGCCCAGACCCAGAACCCAAAGAGGCGGCTCTGCCTCAAACCCAGCCACACATAGCCTGAGAAGTTCTTGCACTGCAGCACCTGCTGCACTGCATGCTGGTcctgctctgattggatgaTCAGTGGGCTCCTGTGGTGAGTATAGCAGTAGTGCTGAGCTTCCTCCCATGTCTTTGGCTCATTAATGAgatgtattttcagtttaactGAGACAAAGGGAAACAAAGACAGTTACAACATTACCACGTATATACAGAAACAGACTTTCATTTCTGTGCCTTCTGTAATTCTTTGGTACAACTTTCCGTATTTCAGTATTGGGGTGAGTGTAACCGATTACCATGATTTGTGTGTCACACTGAGTTGTACAATAAGAGGAAGTGGGGgctaaagcacacacacacactaactctCCAGCTGTAGCCTCTGCTGCAGGGTAAACTGCTGTGTAGTAAACAGTGCTCTCCTGTTGGGCTCTTTCAGTATTAGACTCCACAGAGTAAAGAAGCGTCTCCTTACCTTTGTAACAGAGGGGGAAATGATCGTTATCACATCCGACATTAAACCATGTCCCCTCATCAGCTTtcagcatatacacacagtcagATGGGCTTTTCATAGGGTATCCAGCATACCAGTTTCTGTAGGTGGAACACCCCCCATCAGACCATGCCCAGTCGTCATGTATCATGCCGATCCAGAAGGGGGCGATGTTTTGCCCTTTGTTCTTTATATGATCATTGTGGCTCTCATTCTTAATGCTGACCAGGTCAGTGTAGCTCATCCTGCAGTGCTTCTGTGCGTCGTACCAAGATCTTGTCTCCTCCACCAGAGTGTATCTGAGAGAGGGGTCTGTGAcctctgcagccacacaggaAGAATATCTATTTCACATGGAAATGTATGACTTCAGACATAATTACCCCTCATTTATGAGCAGTGGTGTAGACACACAGGCCTTTTCAATGGAATACCTCCTATCCCTTTCACTTTGCACTCATTGGTAGAAAACACTAGCCGTTAGCAATTTTGACAGTGTGTATACTGCTTTGTTAAGAAACAAAACTCTtgtcaatattttaatgcaagtTATATTCATATGCGGGTGTCTTCACCCTAATGCCCATCTCTTCAGCAGTATTGCTTGTGAGGTATTTAAATCTTAAAATGATTATGAAAGTGCTTAAATGAAgtgcattaaacaaaaaagcacacctCACAGGGTCTGCCCTCTCTTGTAAGCTTGCGCTGTGAGgttttatgcaaaaataaacGTATCTCATAAAGTGAGATACGTTTGAGCTGAGTTCAGAGTAAACCCTTTACCTTTCCTGTAACACATGaaatctctctcctctgtgcaaCTGAGTGTCTCCCATCCTCCTTCCACTGTCATGGCAGCACAGTATGGTGGCTCCTTTCCCCCAGGATTAAGCCAGTTAATGAAATTAGATGTGTCCCCATCAGACCATTTATCACTCATATCGCCACGGTGCAGACCGATCCAGCCGCTGTCACCATCTCCTAACATTTTAAGCAGCTGATCAGCTTCCTCCTGGCTGTGCACGGTGACCAGGTCAGTGTAATGCTGTCTGCAGTACTGCTGAGCTGCAGTCCAGTTCAtatctttttcccctctgtggaATTCCCTGAAGCGGCTGGAGGAGACTGAggggcagagagctgaggacagagagcagaCTCTCATGACACCATTCGTATGGATCACCAACTTGCTTCAGTTATATGCCCCAACACCTTTCTAACATGGTCTCCAAAACTAGCAGTGACCTCATTAACCAATGGAAtcacagggggcagcagtgacCTCATGCTAACCAATGGAAACACAGCGGGCAGCAGTGACCTCATGCTAACCAATGGaaacagggggcagcagtgacCTCATGCTAACCAATGGAAACACATTGGCAGCAGTGAACTCACTGATCTGTAGAAACACAGGGGGAAACAGTGGGACAGAGGGGTTAAAACAGCACTACAGGAGGCTGTAGGGTCAtatcccaggtggggcactcCTGTTGTGGGCCACTCCTGTTGTTCCCATGAGACAGGTTTTTAAgaacagctgctttgttttATCTCCCTTGATAAGAGCATCAGTTTTGCttagaaataaaatacagccaGGTGTAAACATGGAGCCCAGGTGAGGAGGCGTACCTGCTTCAAGCACGAGGAGAAGTAAGATGATCTCCATGGCAGTAGGGGGCacaggtggggtgggggtttgcAGTCCTTAGTCAAAATTTCCTGACTTCATGTAGTTACAGGCGAAATCTGCTAGGCGCTGTTAGAGACAAACTGATTCAAACCACAGACCACACAGGAAAGATTCACAGTCCAAATCAGAACAGTCACCGCCAGTCCAATCCCACCAAAGCAGCTGTTAACTTTTTCAAACTCATCGTCATGACAACAGCATGAGAGAGGCGAAGTCGAGAAGATTTCCTGCTGTAGGAACAGGGTGTGTCTAATTGAGTACTATTCTCAGTTTAAACTCATGAGGGTCAGTGATTGGATGGAATCTgtgcaatacatttaaaacaaacataatgaTATTCACACTGGCAGTTATCAGATTTGTCATTGTTCTGGGAGGTGAGAAATTTACATGAAGGAAGTAAAGACTCCAGGCGCTGAAGTGACTGTGATCAGATTGCTCTTTGCTTCCCCCTCATAAATGGAGTTGcttctcactgctgtctctgatATTGAGGGTAAGCTTGATaatgctgctgatgatgatgatgatgatggaatCAGTTTTAAGGCCAACTGGGTAGTAGCACCATTTTCCTGTATTGTTCTAGCTCCAATAACCATGAGCAAATACTCCTCAAAGAGCAGGTTGCATCCCAAGCAATCTTCAtactcattacattaaatatatatacagtgccaaatgaatttccatttcattccatgtttttgtattattgGAGGTGAACTCAGAAAGCATAACTCAATGATGCTTGTGGAAGGTTCCACACCCTGAAATGTTAAAGATATACAGGGCacctgtttgatttttttccccacttttttCTTTAGCATTGTTAATTTACCATAAATTAGGAAACAATTTGCAAGCTGAACATGCCACTttaaattcctttaaaaatacatacacaccgTAAGAAAATTCAAACTGATGAAATATAATTGATTGCTGTATATTCCATTACTGGTTTTGTTGAACGTTTTTGAAATGGCATCCACTGAGTGAAAGGGGAAATGGAAAAgcaaagaaggaaagaaaagattTATAAGCACTTAAAATACTTCATCAAAGACTAACATGCTGTATAAACATCAGAGATTTTTAAATTTCCCCCTATTCATTCAAGTCATTGTCATAAATGCCTGAGTGACTGGATTGAAGCTCTCTCCTACCTGCTCAGGtggtgtgctgtctgtctggatGCAGGTGTGTCCACAGGTAAATatatctgtgtgctgtggtgacATCAGCAGAGCTGCAGGTTAGAGGCTGGCAGGTGAATGAAGGGGCAGAGGAGAATGTCGCATTAGCAGGAGTTTGTGGCAACTTCctgctgctgacatcacaggCTGCACCGAGGCTAAGGGACGTCAGGGTGGCCACATGTTTGGTAGAATACAGCAATACTCTCACTACTACTCTTGTCCAACTCAGTAAACGTTATGATCCATGTCACTCAAATAGGATATTTGGTACACTTGACCTGAATGTAAGATTGAATTACTTAATATTCAGGCTTGAATTAAAGTAGAATCTGAAAACTAAGATGATTTAATACAGGACCGTGGAAACAAAATCCTTGAGAGATCTGGGGATTCTGAAGTAAAACCCATTTCATGCTCATTGAGTGTTCTGCAGA carries:
- the LOC118771686 gene encoding macrophage mannose receptor 1, encoding MEIILLLLVLEAVSSSRFREFHRGEKDMNWTAAQQYCRQHYTDLVTVHSQEEADQLLKMLGDGDSGWIGLHRGDMSDKWSDGDTSNFINWLNPGGKEPPYCAAMTVEGGWETLSCTEERDFMCYRKEVTDPSLRYTLVEETRSWYDAQKHCRMSYTDLVSIKNESHNDHIKNKGQNIAPFWIGMIHDDWAWSDGGCSTYRNWYAGYPMKSPSDCVYMLKADEGTWFNVGCDNDHFPLCYKVKLKIHLINEPKTWEEAQHYCYTHHRSPLIIQSEQDQHAVQQVLQCKNFSGYVWLGLRQSRLFGFWVWADGITVGWSNWEGGSQPEQPLSHICAAMATGEGGFKWSDQNCVSKFSFLCEG